A single genomic interval of Daucus carota subsp. sativus chromosome 1, DH1 v3.0, whole genome shotgun sequence harbors:
- the LOC108204391 gene encoding uncharacterized protein LOC108204391 isoform X2, which yields MGRPNRAKDKDGDPLRTQNAKRLDCQKSISDRKKANLDRLKVSMQRAKALGGEIPILNSLSLQIPTSASQFRIYRRTPNIILSLQSLSESQRSIVAGALSVFPQSPPVPWVGFSAYFLFEFACGYALFEAHGVNELHLSNYHHPLSLHFKSYEEYINRPHQTFTLKAFHPFSSTAEALVQMNAISNSTLSQQLRNFLENDLPNPFDVQTRYYVSTMDIDLGHNISNALRMSVECGRQNNDLMRSLRMNIEKFIDGLMPKDVEKAQQNLARLYSRQMCTSTYAQSSTRISSSSVQRGLVVPYRFEGVFIAKGKEDFICTRNLVPGEALYGEELIFVQNEGGTEVEYRVWNPLMSNLANAIMCGVTNIWVKPGSRILYLGDDVCQITLSHLSDLVGLDGLVYVVGLSDVAVKMAEKRPNVITVFQKPSCIGKYRMVVGMVDVIYADIHSDEVHTITSNIIYYLRAGGHYLVYTRASNIYSTTRGKDPFAYHHRQKEFTPIEAVMLEPIDREYAMAVGGFRMPEE from the exons ATGGGTCGGCCGAATCGTGCAAAGGACAAGGACGGTGATCCTCTTCGTACCCAG AATGCAAAAAGATTGGATTGTCAAAAGTCAATATCAGATCGTAAGAAGGCAAATTTAGATCGTCTAAAAGTTTCAATGCAACGTGCAAAGGCTTTGGGTGGTGAG ATTCCAATATTAAATAGTCTATCCCTTCAAATCCCAACTTCTGCTTCTCAATTCCGGATATATCGAAGAACACCG AATATTATTTTGTCCCTTCAGAGTCTCAGTGAAAGCCAAAGATCAATAGTTGCGGGTGCATTGTCTGTTTTTCCACAGAGCCCACCAGTACCTtgg GTAGGATTTAGCGCTTATTTCCTCTTTGAATTTGCTTGCGGGTATGCGCTTTTTGAGGCCCATGGAGTGAATGAACTTCATCTTTCAAACTACCATCACCCTCTTTCGCTCCACTTTAAATCATATGAGGAGTATATTAACCGCCCTCACCAAACATTCACGCTAAAAGCTTTTCATCCCTTTTCATCAACTGCTGAAGCTCTCGTTCAGATGAATGCAATATCCAATT cGACACTGAGTCAACAGTTAAGAAATTTCCTTGAGAATGATCTTCCAAACCCGTTTGATGTCCAAACAAGATATTATGTGTCAACTATGGATATAGATTTGGGACATAATATATCAAATGCATTGAGAATGTCCGTTGAGTGTGGTCGGCAAAATAATGATCTCATGCGTAGTTTACGGATGAACATTGAAAAATTCATCGATGGCTTGATG CCTAAAGACGTGGAAAAGGCTCAACAGAATTTGGCACGCCTATATAGTAGACAAATGTGTACTTCAACGTACGCACAAAGTTCCACGAGAATTTCATCTTCTTCCGTACAACGAGGGTTGGTTGTACCATATAGATTTGAAGGAGTTTTCATCGCCAAGGGTAAGGAGGATTTTATTTGTACCAGAAATTTGGTACCCGGTGAAGCTCTTTATGGTGAGGAATTAATATTTGTTCAG AATGAGGGTGGAACCGAAGTTGAATACAGAGTATGGAATCCGCTCATGTCGAATTTGGCTAATGCAATCATGTGCGGTGTTACCAATATATGGGTT AAACCTGGATCTCGTATTTTATACCTGGGAGATGATGTGTGTCAAATTACACTTTCACATTTGTCTGATCTTGTTGGTCTG GATGGTTTGGTCTATGTAGTGGGGTTGTCTGATGTTGCAGTAAAAATGGCGGAGAAGAGGCCAAATGTTATAACAGTTTTCCAAAAACCTTCATGTATTGGGAAGTATCGCATGGTTGTTGGCATGGTGGATGTAATTTATGCTGATATACATTCAGACGAG GTACATACTATTACTagtaatattatatactatctTCGAGCTGGTGGGCATTACTTGGTCTACACACGG GCAAGCAACATCTATTCAACTACTCGAGGTAAAGATCCATTTGCTTACCACCATCGACAAAAGGAGTTTACACCAATTGAAGCAGTCATGTTGGAACCGATTGACAGAGAATATGCAATGGCTGTTGGTGGTTTCCGTATGCCGGAAGAATAG
- the LOC108204391 gene encoding uncharacterized protein LOC108204391 isoform X4: MGRPNRAKDKDGDPLRTQNAKRLDCQKSISDRKKANLDRLKVSMQRAKALGGEIPILNSLSLQIPTSASQFRIYRRTPSLSESQRSIVAGALSVFPQSPPVPWVGFSAYFLFEFACGYALFEAHGVNELHLSNYHHPLSLHFKSYEEYINRPHQTFTLKAFHPFSSTAEALVQMNAISNSTLSQQLRNFLENDLPNPFDVQTRYYVSTMDIDLGHNISNALRMSVECGRQNNDLMRSLRMNIEKFIDGLMPKDVEKAQQNLARLYSRQMCTSTYAQSSTRISSSSVQRGLVVPYRFEGVFIAKGKEDFICTRNLVPGEALYGEELIFVQNEGGTEVEYRVWNPLMSNLANAIMCGVTNIWVKPGSRILYLGDDVCQITLSHLSDLVGLDGLVYVVGLSDVAVKMAEKRPNVITVFQKPSCIGKYRMVVGMVDVIYADIHSDEVHTITSNIIYYLRAGGHYLVYTRASNIYSTTRGKDPFAYHHRQKEFTPIEAVMLEPIDREYAMAVGGFRMPEE, translated from the exons ATGGGTCGGCCGAATCGTGCAAAGGACAAGGACGGTGATCCTCTTCGTACCCAG AATGCAAAAAGATTGGATTGTCAAAAGTCAATATCAGATCGTAAGAAGGCAAATTTAGATCGTCTAAAAGTTTCAATGCAACGTGCAAAGGCTTTGGGTGGTGAG ATTCCAATATTAAATAGTCTATCCCTTCAAATCCCAACTTCTGCTTCTCAATTCCGGATATATCGAAGAACACCG AGTCTCAGTGAAAGCCAAAGATCAATAGTTGCGGGTGCATTGTCTGTTTTTCCACAGAGCCCACCAGTACCTtgg GTAGGATTTAGCGCTTATTTCCTCTTTGAATTTGCTTGCGGGTATGCGCTTTTTGAGGCCCATGGAGTGAATGAACTTCATCTTTCAAACTACCATCACCCTCTTTCGCTCCACTTTAAATCATATGAGGAGTATATTAACCGCCCTCACCAAACATTCACGCTAAAAGCTTTTCATCCCTTTTCATCAACTGCTGAAGCTCTCGTTCAGATGAATGCAATATCCAATT cGACACTGAGTCAACAGTTAAGAAATTTCCTTGAGAATGATCTTCCAAACCCGTTTGATGTCCAAACAAGATATTATGTGTCAACTATGGATATAGATTTGGGACATAATATATCAAATGCATTGAGAATGTCCGTTGAGTGTGGTCGGCAAAATAATGATCTCATGCGTAGTTTACGGATGAACATTGAAAAATTCATCGATGGCTTGATG CCTAAAGACGTGGAAAAGGCTCAACAGAATTTGGCACGCCTATATAGTAGACAAATGTGTACTTCAACGTACGCACAAAGTTCCACGAGAATTTCATCTTCTTCCGTACAACGAGGGTTGGTTGTACCATATAGATTTGAAGGAGTTTTCATCGCCAAGGGTAAGGAGGATTTTATTTGTACCAGAAATTTGGTACCCGGTGAAGCTCTTTATGGTGAGGAATTAATATTTGTTCAG AATGAGGGTGGAACCGAAGTTGAATACAGAGTATGGAATCCGCTCATGTCGAATTTGGCTAATGCAATCATGTGCGGTGTTACCAATATATGGGTT AAACCTGGATCTCGTATTTTATACCTGGGAGATGATGTGTGTCAAATTACACTTTCACATTTGTCTGATCTTGTTGGTCTG GATGGTTTGGTCTATGTAGTGGGGTTGTCTGATGTTGCAGTAAAAATGGCGGAGAAGAGGCCAAATGTTATAACAGTTTTCCAAAAACCTTCATGTATTGGGAAGTATCGCATGGTTGTTGGCATGGTGGATGTAATTTATGCTGATATACATTCAGACGAG GTACATACTATTACTagtaatattatatactatctTCGAGCTGGTGGGCATTACTTGGTCTACACACGG GCAAGCAACATCTATTCAACTACTCGAGGTAAAGATCCATTTGCTTACCACCATCGACAAAAGGAGTTTACACCAATTGAAGCAGTCATGTTGGAACCGATTGACAGAGAATATGCAATGGCTGTTGGTGGTTTCCGTATGCCGGAAGAATAG
- the LOC108204391 gene encoding uncharacterized protein LOC108204391 isoform X1, with the protein MGRPNRAKDKDGDPLRTQNAKRLDCQKSISDRKKANLDRLKVSMQRAKALGGEIPILNSLSLQIPTSASQFRIYRRTPNIILSLQSLSESQRSIVAGALSVFPQSPPVPWVGFSAYFLFEFACGYALFEAHGVNELHLSNYHHPLSLHFKSYEEYINRPHQTFTLKAFHPFSSTAEALVQMNAISNSTLSQQLRNFLENDLPNPFDVQTRYYVSTMDIDLGHNISNALRMSVECGRQNNDLMRSLRMNIEKFIDGLMVYVLYSPKDVEKAQQNLARLYSRQMCTSTYAQSSTRISSSSVQRGLVVPYRFEGVFIAKGKEDFICTRNLVPGEALYGEELIFVQNEGGTEVEYRVWNPLMSNLANAIMCGVTNIWVKPGSRILYLGDDVCQITLSHLSDLVGLDGLVYVVGLSDVAVKMAEKRPNVITVFQKPSCIGKYRMVVGMVDVIYADIHSDEVHTITSNIIYYLRAGGHYLVYTRASNIYSTTRGKDPFAYHHRQKEFTPIEAVMLEPIDREYAMAVGGFRMPEE; encoded by the exons ATGGGTCGGCCGAATCGTGCAAAGGACAAGGACGGTGATCCTCTTCGTACCCAG AATGCAAAAAGATTGGATTGTCAAAAGTCAATATCAGATCGTAAGAAGGCAAATTTAGATCGTCTAAAAGTTTCAATGCAACGTGCAAAGGCTTTGGGTGGTGAG ATTCCAATATTAAATAGTCTATCCCTTCAAATCCCAACTTCTGCTTCTCAATTCCGGATATATCGAAGAACACCG AATATTATTTTGTCCCTTCAGAGTCTCAGTGAAAGCCAAAGATCAATAGTTGCGGGTGCATTGTCTGTTTTTCCACAGAGCCCACCAGTACCTtgg GTAGGATTTAGCGCTTATTTCCTCTTTGAATTTGCTTGCGGGTATGCGCTTTTTGAGGCCCATGGAGTGAATGAACTTCATCTTTCAAACTACCATCACCCTCTTTCGCTCCACTTTAAATCATATGAGGAGTATATTAACCGCCCTCACCAAACATTCACGCTAAAAGCTTTTCATCCCTTTTCATCAACTGCTGAAGCTCTCGTTCAGATGAATGCAATATCCAATT cGACACTGAGTCAACAGTTAAGAAATTTCCTTGAGAATGATCTTCCAAACCCGTTTGATGTCCAAACAAGATATTATGTGTCAACTATGGATATAGATTTGGGACATAATATATCAAATGCATTGAGAATGTCCGTTGAGTGTGGTCGGCAAAATAATGATCTCATGCGTAGTTTACGGATGAACATTGAAAAATTCATCGATGGCTTGATGGTATACGTTTTATATTCT CCTAAAGACGTGGAAAAGGCTCAACAGAATTTGGCACGCCTATATAGTAGACAAATGTGTACTTCAACGTACGCACAAAGTTCCACGAGAATTTCATCTTCTTCCGTACAACGAGGGTTGGTTGTACCATATAGATTTGAAGGAGTTTTCATCGCCAAGGGTAAGGAGGATTTTATTTGTACCAGAAATTTGGTACCCGGTGAAGCTCTTTATGGTGAGGAATTAATATTTGTTCAG AATGAGGGTGGAACCGAAGTTGAATACAGAGTATGGAATCCGCTCATGTCGAATTTGGCTAATGCAATCATGTGCGGTGTTACCAATATATGGGTT AAACCTGGATCTCGTATTTTATACCTGGGAGATGATGTGTGTCAAATTACACTTTCACATTTGTCTGATCTTGTTGGTCTG GATGGTTTGGTCTATGTAGTGGGGTTGTCTGATGTTGCAGTAAAAATGGCGGAGAAGAGGCCAAATGTTATAACAGTTTTCCAAAAACCTTCATGTATTGGGAAGTATCGCATGGTTGTTGGCATGGTGGATGTAATTTATGCTGATATACATTCAGACGAG GTACATACTATTACTagtaatattatatactatctTCGAGCTGGTGGGCATTACTTGGTCTACACACGG GCAAGCAACATCTATTCAACTACTCGAGGTAAAGATCCATTTGCTTACCACCATCGACAAAAGGAGTTTACACCAATTGAAGCAGTCATGTTGGAACCGATTGACAGAGAATATGCAATGGCTGTTGGTGGTTTCCGTATGCCGGAAGAATAG
- the LOC108204391 gene encoding uncharacterized protein LOC108204391 isoform X3, translated as MGRPNRAKDKDGDPLRTQNAKRLDCQKSISDRKKANLDRLKVSMQRAKALGGEIPILNSLSLQIPTSASQFRIYRRTPSLSESQRSIVAGALSVFPQSPPVPWVGFSAYFLFEFACGYALFEAHGVNELHLSNYHHPLSLHFKSYEEYINRPHQTFTLKAFHPFSSTAEALVQMNAISNSTLSQQLRNFLENDLPNPFDVQTRYYVSTMDIDLGHNISNALRMSVECGRQNNDLMRSLRMNIEKFIDGLMVYVLYSPKDVEKAQQNLARLYSRQMCTSTYAQSSTRISSSSVQRGLVVPYRFEGVFIAKGKEDFICTRNLVPGEALYGEELIFVQNEGGTEVEYRVWNPLMSNLANAIMCGVTNIWVKPGSRILYLGDDVCQITLSHLSDLVGLDGLVYVVGLSDVAVKMAEKRPNVITVFQKPSCIGKYRMVVGMVDVIYADIHSDEVHTITSNIIYYLRAGGHYLVYTRASNIYSTTRGKDPFAYHHRQKEFTPIEAVMLEPIDREYAMAVGGFRMPEE; from the exons ATGGGTCGGCCGAATCGTGCAAAGGACAAGGACGGTGATCCTCTTCGTACCCAG AATGCAAAAAGATTGGATTGTCAAAAGTCAATATCAGATCGTAAGAAGGCAAATTTAGATCGTCTAAAAGTTTCAATGCAACGTGCAAAGGCTTTGGGTGGTGAG ATTCCAATATTAAATAGTCTATCCCTTCAAATCCCAACTTCTGCTTCTCAATTCCGGATATATCGAAGAACACCG AGTCTCAGTGAAAGCCAAAGATCAATAGTTGCGGGTGCATTGTCTGTTTTTCCACAGAGCCCACCAGTACCTtgg GTAGGATTTAGCGCTTATTTCCTCTTTGAATTTGCTTGCGGGTATGCGCTTTTTGAGGCCCATGGAGTGAATGAACTTCATCTTTCAAACTACCATCACCCTCTTTCGCTCCACTTTAAATCATATGAGGAGTATATTAACCGCCCTCACCAAACATTCACGCTAAAAGCTTTTCATCCCTTTTCATCAACTGCTGAAGCTCTCGTTCAGATGAATGCAATATCCAATT cGACACTGAGTCAACAGTTAAGAAATTTCCTTGAGAATGATCTTCCAAACCCGTTTGATGTCCAAACAAGATATTATGTGTCAACTATGGATATAGATTTGGGACATAATATATCAAATGCATTGAGAATGTCCGTTGAGTGTGGTCGGCAAAATAATGATCTCATGCGTAGTTTACGGATGAACATTGAAAAATTCATCGATGGCTTGATGGTATACGTTTTATATTCT CCTAAAGACGTGGAAAAGGCTCAACAGAATTTGGCACGCCTATATAGTAGACAAATGTGTACTTCAACGTACGCACAAAGTTCCACGAGAATTTCATCTTCTTCCGTACAACGAGGGTTGGTTGTACCATATAGATTTGAAGGAGTTTTCATCGCCAAGGGTAAGGAGGATTTTATTTGTACCAGAAATTTGGTACCCGGTGAAGCTCTTTATGGTGAGGAATTAATATTTGTTCAG AATGAGGGTGGAACCGAAGTTGAATACAGAGTATGGAATCCGCTCATGTCGAATTTGGCTAATGCAATCATGTGCGGTGTTACCAATATATGGGTT AAACCTGGATCTCGTATTTTATACCTGGGAGATGATGTGTGTCAAATTACACTTTCACATTTGTCTGATCTTGTTGGTCTG GATGGTTTGGTCTATGTAGTGGGGTTGTCTGATGTTGCAGTAAAAATGGCGGAGAAGAGGCCAAATGTTATAACAGTTTTCCAAAAACCTTCATGTATTGGGAAGTATCGCATGGTTGTTGGCATGGTGGATGTAATTTATGCTGATATACATTCAGACGAG GTACATACTATTACTagtaatattatatactatctTCGAGCTGGTGGGCATTACTTGGTCTACACACGG GCAAGCAACATCTATTCAACTACTCGAGGTAAAGATCCATTTGCTTACCACCATCGACAAAAGGAGTTTACACCAATTGAAGCAGTCATGTTGGAACCGATTGACAGAGAATATGCAATGGCTGTTGGTGGTTTCCGTATGCCGGAAGAATAG
- the LOC108205497 gene encoding isocitrate dehydrogenase [NADP], with translation MFLGFTYNKMILQRLSRHRVMAIATNSCISISSSLVTLKDHHSQTYKYGGVSFNNRRRSLSASLRCFASSSSVIDKVKVVNPIVEMDGDEMTRIIWTMIKDKLIFPYLDIDIKYFDLGVLNRDSTDDRVTVESAQAALKYNVAVKCATITPDETRVKEFALKSMWRSPNGTIRNILNGTVFREPILCKNIPRIVPGWQKPICIGRHAFGDQYRATDAIINGSGKLKMVFVPDNGDTPMELDVYDFKGPGIALAMYNVDESIRGFAESSMALAFTKKWPLYLSTKNTILKKYDGRFKDIFEEVYEKNWKKKFEDESIWYEHRLIDDMVAYALKSEGGYVWACKNYDGDVQSDLLAQGFGSLGLMTSVLLSSDGKTLEAEAAHGTVTRHFRQHQNGQETSTNSIASIFAWTRGLAHRGKLDKNEKLLDFIHKLEAACIETVESGKMTKDLAILVHGRKVSREYYLNTEEFIDAVKENLESKLSGPALV, from the exons atgttccttGGGTTTACATATAATAAGATGATTCTGCAGAGACTTAGCCGCCACCGCGTCATGGCCATCGCTACAAATTCTTGTATATCTATTTCTTCCTCTCTAGTAACCCTAAAAGATCACCACTCGCAAACATACAAGTATGGTGGAGTCTCCTTCAACAATCGCCGCCGCTCACTGTCCGCCTCTCTCCGCTGCTTCGCTTCCTCCTCCTCTGTCATCGATAAAGTTAAAGTTGTTAATCCTATTGTTGAGATGGACG GCGATGAGATGACCCGGATTATATGGACAATGATCAAAGATAAG CTTATTTTTCCATATTTGGATATAGATATTAAGTACTTTGATTTAGGGGTGCTGAATCGCGACTCCACTGATGATAGAGTTACGGTCGAAAGTGCCCAAGCTGCTCTCAA GTACAATGTTGCTGTAAAATGTGCTACTATTACCCCGG ATGAGACGAGAGTCAAGGAGTTTGCACTGAAGTCTATGTGGAGGAGTCCCAATGGCACTATCAGAAATATCTTGAATG GTACTGTTTTCCGTGAGCCAATCCTATGCAAGAACATACCAAGAATTGTTCCTG GTTGGCAGAAGCCCATTTGCATTGGTCGCCATGCCTTTGGTGACCAATATCGGGCCACTGATGCGATTATTAATGGTTCTGGGAAACTGAAGATGGTCTTTG TTCCGGATAACGGGGACACTCCAATGGAACTTGACGTTTATGATTTCAAAGGTCCTGGCATTGCACTTGCTATGTATAATGTTGATGAG TCAATTCGTGGTTTCGCTGAATCCTCAATGGCACTGGCATTTACCAAAAAGTGGCCTCTTTACCTGAGCactaaaaatacaattttaaagAAGTATGATGGAAG ATTTAAGGACATATTCGAGGAGGTTTATGAAAAGAATTGGAAGAAGAAGTTTGAAGATGAATCAATATG GTATGAGCATCGCTTGATTGATGACATGGTGGCCTATGCGCTAAAAAGTGAGGGTGGATACGTCTGGGCTTGCAAAAATTATGATGGAGATGTGCAGAGTGATTTACTTGCCCAAG GTTTTGGTTCTTTAGGCCTTATGACTTCTGTTTTG TTATCTTCGGATGGAAAAACCTTAGAAGCTGAGGCTGCACATGGGACTGTTACCCGTCATTTTCGACAGCATCAGAATGGACAGGAAACCAGTACAAATAGCATTGCTTCCATATTCGCATGGACTCGTGGACTTGCACATCG AGGCAAACTTGATAAAAATGAGAAGTTGTTGGATTTTATTCACAAACTAGAGGCTGCATGCATAGAGACAGTGGAGTCGGGCAAGATGACTAAGGATCTAGCAATTTTGGTCCATGGACGCAA GGTTTCTAGGGAATATTATTTGAATACTGAAGAATTTATAGATGCTGTAAAGGAAAATCTGGAGTCCAAGCTTTCAGGCCCTGCATTAGTGTGA